The DNA window ttcaaaagaaagaaaaatgtcTGTACAAGTTTTAGGAGCGGCGATTACGCCAAGAAATAAATGTGCTTTTAGACAGCGCTGATGATGATTTCATCACAAACAAAAGCCCTGCCAAGAAAATGTATATAAACAGAGAATGTACATACAAACTCTTCTTACCCTGTTCAAAATAAACAGACTAGAAAAATAGTTATAAGATAAAGACGACGCCAATGATCACAGCCTCAGCAGCAGCAGCATCGTCATCGTCGTTGGAATAGAGGCTCTCAGCCTTCtctttcctcttcctcttcctcctcctctctGTGTATGGTCAATGCAGGGGCCTTGCAGATAGGGCAAGTGTTCTTAACCAGAAGCCATTTCTTTATACATTCCACATGGTACTCATGTCCACATTCAAGCCCTCCAATCTTCTCTTGCTTCTTATAATCATTCTGAAAAATTAACAAATCTTATCTTTATCTACTCTTCTTACCTTTATGCTACTTACTAACAATTTCCAAGATCCTAAATAATGTTTTACCTGACATACGACACAGAAATCTGTTGCAATTTCAGCTACTGACGCCGCTTCTTGATTTGGGCAGGCTTTGGAAATCAGTTTTGGAGGTGTCCTGGTTTTTAGATGCCTGGTTATAGTTTCTTCAGACAAACCGGTGCCCACATGGCCAATCTGTTCTCCCAAAGCAAGAAGCTCCTGAAATAAAAGTTTCAACATCAATTCTGTAATCCGGGGGTTTCCATTCTCTCAATTAAATTCAAGATATCACTAAAAAAACCTCGTATGTCATGTGGTCTATGTCCAGCCGCATATCACTATGTTGATCTACTGAACTCCCCACTTCATAATATCCCGAAATCTCCAGCATAGCAACTTCCTGagaacaatatataaaatagaaaagtGAGGAGGTGGAATTTCGGCTTAAGATGTCAATATAGAAGAAGACATTATTACATCAGCTGGCAGGACTCTCAAATTAGGAAGATTGCGATATCTTGGATTGGTTTCAGGAACGAGTGCCCTTCTGAGGGGCCGATATATTCTGAACCCGGAGGGTGGAACAGCAGGTCCCAGAAATCGAGGTCCTGGCTCAATATTGCCAGTTTGGAGTGGATTCAGAGTGAAGGCTGCTGCTGGAGGGCTATTTGTGGGTCTAAGTGAGGGAACTGCAGGAAGTTGAGAATGGAAATTGATAGTATGGCTTCTAACTCCCATCAATGGTAATGGTGGAGGATGATGAACATTGGgcaatggaggaggaggagatagATGGAAAAAAGTCCTATTGGGAGCTACATCTTGACATCCTGGCAATAGAAATCCACCATTGCTTCCTAATGAAGGATATGCATATCCAAAATACAATGTCAAAATATGTAAAAACAAAGAGAGCGTTAAATGGAATATTAAATGTGATTACCAGGGAAGTAGTTCATCCCGGGTGCCTGATTCCATGTCAAGGGACCTCCATCAATGGAGGTTCGACCGAACTGTAGTTGTTCCAACATGGGAGGGGGGTTAGTATTCTGACTAATATAATTCGGTTGAGTCATCAAATGGTTATTATTGTTACGAGCCATTGCCAAATCAAGTTCAATACCACCAGACACATTCCTATTCACCCTACTATAATCAGGAAAGGACAGAGCATTAGTAGGAACAGGGGCAACCGCAGCTTCAAGAGGGACAGGGGCAACTGCAGCTGAACTAGAACCGGCAGCCATGGAACCAAAGTATTGAATATTAGAAGAAACAATCCCACCTTCTGCACCTTTTCTCTTAAAGGGGCCAATAGGACCATCTACAAAGTGATTGATCCTACCATAGTCATCCATTGGAACTCCGATCGCAGCATGATTGCTGGAAGAAGGCAACTGGTCAGGAGATCCAAGGTTTTGGTGGATTTGGAATGGCCTAGAGGCGGCCATGAACGGATAATAACTTGAACCTATAGCAGCCGCACCTAAGTTGAGATTTCCAGCCGGATGGTGATGATGAACATCGTGATGATAAGGCATCATTCCATAGAAGAACCCGCTTTCAATAGATGGGTGGTGGTGGAGATTGTAATTGGTTGAACTAGAACCGGCGGGTAATACCGTGTGAATGATTGGCTGCGACATTGGAATGTTTGGCATGCTTCTAGAAAGAAATGACGGGTCTGGTAAGAGATGGGGCggtggttgttgttgttgttgttgattaTGTTGATGATTCCTTTCCAAATCACTTGTCTGGTTAGTGCACACTAAATTCCTTTGATCCATTGTTATATCATGCTCCGGCTGATTTCCTATTCACACattattcatcatcatcatcatcatcataatgAATGAAGCTATACATAATCAAGAACATCATCTATCAAAAGTGGAAAGAAAATCCAGTTGTTGATAATTTAACCACAAGAAGCAAGAATATGACAATGAGGATTTAAATCCATGCCTCATTAAGCCAAAATTAAGCAACAATGAAGGCAATCATGAGgtttccatttccatttccatttccatttccGATTCTATCTTTATAACCAAAACCCTTTTGCAGAATACCAAAAACTAAGAAGAAAATCCACAAGAATTCTCACAAATTGAACCAAGAATGCACCCACCAGATACAAGCTCAAACAAAAAGTTCATCCTCATCATCAGAATATCAAAACTAAACAAGACCGTACCTTTTCCAAGACATGAAAGAAAAATCCATTAaaccaatttcaaacaaaaccatattttttatacattattttttttttttttgcgtAATCTTTGtaatccatccatccatccatccatcatAAGAAAAAGGGTAGTAATAAAAACCTAATCTTGAACCACATATGAACAGGGTTATGAAAATCATCCCAGTTGTAGAAAAACCTAGAAAGTTGTAACAATTGTTTAAAAGGGAAATGCCCATATAATTCTGGATAGATAAACATATTCCAAAAGGTTCGTGAGATGAAATTGggttaaaatgataaaaaaaagaaaagggtTGGGAAATTTGAAGAAGATATTAAAGAATCTCACCAAATTGGAGATCAATCAGATTATACACAAAGATCTTTCAAGCGATCTGGTGAAATTGGCAAAGAGATAAGTCTTTTTGTTCAACCGAGaagatatagagagagagaaaggggagggagagaaagagaaagagagagagagagagagagagagagtttcaATGAATGATTATCGCCTGCTCTTCATCTGTTCTTAAAAATACTTCCACCGTTAACTGGGACGCCGttgtttccttttcttttttttcttttttctaacaacatattattaatatgtccAAACCaaaaatttacattatttattataattcaattcaattcaaataatccaagatAATGGGTCATGTgaattttgatttgaaaaaattatttagattgaaAAAGGGAAATAGATTTTGAAGGTTAGATTAATACGtgtaaaaattaaatgcatTCTTATAATAACTATCTCTTTTCttattaattgaagcaaatttAGAAtgtttgaaatgtaaaaatataaaatttacttttattattgaaaaaataagataaatttagttacaaagtattaataatttatttatcatctTAGAATAGCAATTGGaggataattaatttaatgttaattgtctataaataatatatatatatatatatatatatatataaaaggagatTAAACAAATTGAAATATACTATTACAGAGATTTCGTTTCATAATGGAGTTGTATTTTTGATAGGAAGTAAACAAGTATCACCGTTTGAACAAGACATTATGTGTTGgcaatatatgaatatttttcaTATGGGACATTGATACAAGTTGTTCGTtaagatgattccatataatttttattgggaaaattttgggagtcaaagattccaTCCAATATCTCGTTCGTTGAATGGAACGTTATTCATGATGGAATTCTAATAGATGATATGTGTATAAGAGAATGTAGTATTATGGCTAGTCGTATGTGTTAAAAAAAGTTTGAATCGGCAACTCgtttacttttgcattgtctaTGGATGAATAGTATTTTGAGCTTTTTGTAGAGTATTATTGGGATTTATTGGGTGATGTCCGAGTCTTTAGATAGTTGTTgaaaagtttggattgatgcgactGATATGACAAGCCTACATATTTAggttatcatcccaattattcTTTGGTAGACCatctggttggagagaaatcgttaAACTTTCAATGATCATAGTCGTTTGATGCGTATCATTCACAATACTATTGTTATGATGTTTTCTGAAAATTCGTTTAGGAAAGTCAATAGAGTTTGTCgggggagttaatcgttcttcttgAGGAATTATGAGCTCGGTAacttttttaagtatttttttctttttttcaattatacaattattttcattaaaaaaattatatatatatatatatatatattaaattttaagggAAAAGAGATAGGTTGTCAATAATATTACATGATATAACTAGTGGCATGATGTGAATTAATTTCTACCATTAGAACTTGTTACTTGAgtgaaagaaaattaaatattattttatgacatTATTAGTTAATGACTGAGTTAACAAATCAAAAAAGAGTATTATTACTCataataaatttacaataaaaacacctaaattaattaaagtgagttcatatattaaatgaataatattagtTGTAATCATCCatatatacataatacatataaataaaagaagacaAATGTTAAGGACGGTGAAtttgaacacatttttttattataaaagtttGCACAATAATTCTATATTCCAAACTGCTACTAAGTTTTTTCTAACACCTGTAATCTATTTGTTAACATTTATTTAGTGTGTTCACATTAAgatgacataaaaaaaacacCTACATAAAGGAGTATTTTATGTATCTATTTATTGTcaacaaaataactaaaatatcattttttatttatttttaaattaataaaaaaatatagatgaaTATATGCATGcaagattattattataaaaaaattatttttgtattatagatagatataagggtataaagtattttataaaattaataagagaatattattttattgtgtgTACAAGAAAATGTCACTTGATTCTCTCCACCAcccatttaatattattattaactttaaataacTTCATActcaatatattattaacttttgagcaaaaataaataaataatttattcctttaaaaaataaattgccAAATGTGTATCTATCTATTCTTTCTCCCTTAATCACTCTAAATTTATATTCCCATCACTCATTTAATTGAACAagttttatttgttattgataagtttttatttttatttttatgttgttattttttgggattttctaatgatttttatgcttcattttatttttatttttgttggtgGTTAATTAACTATATGCATgtcataaatttttatttggtttgacTTTGTTTTTATGGTTAACcgttcataatatatatatgtcataAAGTATTTATACTTGTTTACTTTTTTCCATGAAATATGCCAATTTTAAGTTGTTATCAATTTGTAttggtttatctttttttttaatgaaatattctctacctacaaaaaaatatttcacttctaaaaatattctatttgTTATCCATTAATACTAAtcaataatcatatataattatttaaatacaattttctaaaaaaaaaagtttattaatagACAAAACAATTGAAGGGTGTTATGAATTTTGAAGTGTTTAAACAACTATAATTCTTTATAATAGATgaactatatttttaaataattgaagtatctaacaaatgaaaaataaataatacaaatttaaatttttttattatagacatgattaattttatatttttttaaaacattttacaagttaaatattaataaatatttttattaaaaacataagtAAACAAATTGAGATGTTTTAACTGTTTGaagtttgtttatatatttaaaatttctcatctcaacaataaaatattttgaacacaatttcaatttcaaatacaaattaaGCATGAATAAGTTACCTCAAAATTAAACATCGAAatcataacaaaaaataaattaattatgattacatgcttagaataatttaatttatattgtataacacaattacaaaaacaatttatatcaTAATACAAATGATATTTTTCGAGTTAAGATAGATTAAGATAGGAAGTTGGCAGTTCACCAAACCCttgttacattttatttttttcatatttagaaaaattgtCATGCGTGTTATTATCTATGATCTATCCACCATTAAATGACCTTGCATATTTATCTTGTCATTGTGAGTCAAAATGGTGTCATGGTTGTAACTTGTACAGTAGATTTAAATATTCTATTGAAAAggtgtaataatatatttaaatataaaattgagtaaaataaaaatttataaaaggaGACCCAGAAAAACATAGTTTACATTTCAAGTGAAAGTTAATATAAATGTAGTAATGattctagcctagtggcaaaaagaggtggatatctccaggcctccatgaggttctgggttcgagcccgttaggcggcaagttctgcgcatgtttaattggttaagtatgtttgcgggctatgtacttaacccgcggggattagtcgcacttcataggagtagcggaacccagcgttctcaaaaatatatatatatatatatatatataaatgtagtaatgataataattttagaaatcaaCTCACCAGTTTAACTTAAATAGAAAGAGTAAagagattaatttttatttttttaaagttgtttaAATGGTTATTCAAGTATAAActctttatttcaatttaatatatatatataacacaattttattttaacgtaGATCAATTAATTGTCAATATTGATTCTTAATTGACCAAATTTCCCTTGAAACGATTTACGTTAAAATGAATGTTATAACAGTAGAATGTGTTAAatcatttattcaaataaaaaaaatatttagttaaataactTTGCATATTTTGTCTTATAAGCCGTCCAAGTTAAACTAAttcaataaacttaaaatgttttagtaaaaattgttaatactgtaaaatgataatagaaaatctatgtaaaaataaaaccCACATAACAATTGCCTTTGTTTTAAACCCGCGGGGTAAAACAAACCTGTAACAATGACGTTGGGTGtattaatataacttttaaatagGAAGT is part of the Impatiens glandulifera chromosome 1, dImpGla2.1, whole genome shotgun sequence genome and encodes:
- the LOC124919534 gene encoding probable E3 ubiquitin-protein ligase ZFP1, giving the protein MDQRNLVCTNQTSDLERNHQHNQQQQQQPPPHLLPDPSFLSRSMPNIPMSQPIIHTVLPAGSSSTNYNLHHHPSIESGFFYGMMPYHHDVHHHHPAGNLNLGAAAIGSSYYPFMAASRPFQIHQNLGSPDQLPSSSNHAAIGVPMDDYGRINHFVDGPIGPFKRKGAEGGIVSSNIQYFGSMAAGSSSAAVAPVPLEAAVAPVPTNALSFPDYSRVNRNVSGGIELDLAMARNNNNHLMTQPNYISQNTNPPPMLEQLQFGRTSIDGGPLTWNQAPGMNYFPGSNGGFLLPGCQDVAPNRTFFHLSPPPPLPNVHHPPPLPLMGVRSHTINFHSQLPAVPSLRPTNSPPAAAFTLNPLQTGNIEPGPRFLGPAVPPSGFRIYRPLRRALVPETNPRYRNLPNLRVLPADEVAMLEISGYYEVGSSVDQHSDMRLDIDHMTYEELLALGEQIGHVGTGLSEETITRHLKTRTPPKLISKACPNQEAASVAEIATDFCVVCQNDYKKQEKIGGLECGHEYHVECIKKWLLVKNTCPICKAPALTIHREEEEEEEEREG